A single region of the candidate division WOR-3 bacterium genome encodes:
- a CDS encoding Hsp20/alpha crystallin family protein, with product MKRWLEPWRPFRELEEEIRETLDEFFGRSRRFPRLVGEFEPAVEMYEKGEDLIIKADIPGVEKEDLSVSVGEDTVTIKGEVKRDEEVKEKDYYRRERVYGAFSRTLPLPVEVDAQKAKATYRNGVLTLTLPKKKTEKEIKTEIKIE from the coding sequence ATGAAAAGATGGTTGGAACCATGGCGTCCCTTCCGAGAGTTAGAGGAAGAGATTAGGGAGACCTTAGACGAATTCTTCGGCCGGAGCCGACGCTTTCCTCGTCTGGTGGGTGAATTTGAGCCGGCGGTAGAGATGTATGAGAAGGGTGAGGATCTAATTATCAAAGCGGATATTCCGGGTGTGGAGAAGGAAGACCTTTCGGTTTCGGTGGGCGAGGATACGGTGACGATTAAGGGTGAGGTGAAGCGGGATGAGGAGGTGAAGGAGAAAGATTATTACCGGAGGGAAAGGGTCTACGGTGCCTTCTCCCGGACGCTGCCGCTCCCCGTAGAGGTTGATGCCCAGAAGGCGAAGGCGACCTACCGGAACGGCGTTCTCACCCTGACGTTGCCGAAGAAGAAAACGGAGAAGGAAATAAAGACCGAGATCAAGATTGAGTAA
- a CDS encoding AAA family ATPase: MRLKELHLFGFKSFPEKTVIKFSDGITAILGPNGCGKTNILDALRWVLGEQNLSLIRCTRNEELIFAGTKNRPPLNFCEVKLILESDDPNLPYGSEIEIKRRYFRSGEMEYFLNRHPCRLKDIEELFFATGSKAYSLFSLSDIRRIISGEVRRFFDEAANLKKYQESKKEVLQKLELTERDLLRLADIIRERKRIVLSLRRQKRRWEIYEALRREEKKLLLSQILKKKKMKEEEREALSQELEETARRLSSLKQEMERMEKEWQEGKERIKNYERELSQMRAKLTSCIQELVKWESRLSFLRESQNRLVREEEEIRVSLGKEKKPEEILTLKATEDELEKDLAALREEIKRIEEEISLKEREKEKQEAIRAEIFDGMIRSSSELSAKRSLLAEKEISNLEEIIDQEKILGKAIDFFVWPKEYERAIAAALFPYYSFYLIKDFRIKSYLFPKEIGFLLADGQKEKGEEKRDLNLPCLADVCRIKEDCPQLILSLLRQTFICQDDREAAHLFFQFPNYAFVTKEGICFRPGGVVIIAGSDKTQGLAVAQLREEIVQKEKEIAEWEKLSRLKEEEIRKLEKEIRSLKQVSRERLQKSSEILLRLGKIREERKVLEREWQLIDEEKLKAKLKGEALAKEMAEIEEEMKKANENYEALKRMVAELEKELKEKEEEKGGIEQERLEKEMAQKRTAIENLRKEREEKSLAEALLAREIEEMAKEISQLAAEIGGEVKEEEMLILSGEEERLAEINRKLLNLGKVNPLAKEEYEREKEELDKLLREEMDCQKASADLKSIIREIDQKVKENFLETFEKVREEFRQVFARLFIEGEGDLILEKPEDPIASDIIIIAKPQGKNPKRLEQLSDGEKALLSLSLLFAFYKVKPAPFSFMDEIDAPLDDANVERFVTFLREMSKNTQVVIITHNRLTLEKVDVLLGVTSEEPGVSKIVTMKLKDQLPPEFI; this comes from the coding sequence ATGCGCCTGAAAGAACTCCACCTCTTCGGTTTTAAGTCTTTCCCGGAAAAGACAGTGATAAAATTTTCCGATGGCATCACCGCCATCTTGGGACCGAACGGTTGCGGCAAAACCAATATCCTTGATGCTCTCCGCTGGGTCTTAGGGGAACAGAACCTCTCCTTAATTCGCTGCACCCGGAATGAGGAACTAATCTTCGCCGGGACAAAAAACCGTCCCCCCTTAAACTTTTGTGAGGTGAAACTCATCTTAGAGAGCGATGATCCCAATTTGCCTTACGGTAGCGAGATTGAAATCAAACGGCGTTATTTCCGAAGCGGCGAGATGGAATACTTCCTCAACCGCCACCCCTGCCGCCTCAAGGATATTGAAGAACTCTTCTTTGCCACCGGTTCTAAGGCTTATTCCCTCTTTTCCCTCTCCGACATCCGGCGGATCATCTCGGGGGAGGTGCGACGATTTTTTGACGAGGCGGCAAATTTGAAGAAATACCAGGAGAGTAAGAAGGAGGTCTTACAGAAATTGGAACTGACGGAAAGGGATTTACTGCGCCTGGCGGACATTATCCGGGAACGGAAAAGGATCGTCCTGAGCCTGAGAAGGCAGAAGCGGCGGTGGGAGATTTATGAGGCACTGCGCCGGGAAGAGAAAAAACTCCTCCTCTCTCAAATCTTAAAGAAGAAGAAGATGAAGGAAGAAGAAAGGGAGGCATTAAGTCAAGAGTTAGAAGAAACGGCGCGGCGCTTATCTTCCCTAAAACAGGAGATGGAGAGAATGGAAAAGGAATGGCAGGAAGGGAAGGAAAGGATAAAGAATTACGAAAGGGAACTTTCCCAGATGAGGGCAAAACTCACCTCTTGCATTCAGGAATTGGTAAAATGGGAGAGCAGACTCTCCTTCCTCCGGGAATCCCAGAACCGATTAGTTAGAGAAGAAGAAGAGATTCGGGTTAGTCTCGGCAAAGAGAAAAAACCAGAAGAGATCCTTACCCTCAAGGCAACGGAAGATGAGTTGGAGAAGGATTTAGCGGCTCTGCGGGAAGAGATAAAGAGAATTGAAGAAGAGATTTCCTTAAAAGAAAGGGAGAAGGAGAAACAGGAGGCGATAAGGGCAGAAATCTTTGACGGGATGATAAGATCAAGTAGTGAACTTTCCGCTAAGAGGTCCCTCCTCGCCGAAAAGGAGATTTCCAATTTGGAAGAGATTATTGATCAGGAGAAGATTCTGGGAAAGGCGATTGACTTCTTCGTTTGGCCTAAGGAATACGAACGGGCGATTGCTGCTGCCCTTTTCCCCTATTACTCTTTCTACCTAATAAAGGATTTCCGGATTAAAAGTTACCTCTTTCCGAAAGAGATCGGTTTCCTTTTAGCCGATGGGCAAAAGGAAAAAGGAGAAGAGAAAAGGGACCTCAACCTTCCCTGCCTGGCGGATGTTTGCCGGATAAAAGAAGATTGTCCCCAGTTAATACTTTCCCTCCTTCGGCAAACTTTCATCTGTCAAGACGACCGGGAGGCGGCGCATCTCTTTTTCCAATTCCCCAATTATGCCTTCGTCACCAAAGAAGGGATCTGCTTCCGACCGGGAGGGGTGGTCATCATCGCGGGTTCGGATAAAACCCAGGGATTGGCCGTTGCCCAACTACGGGAGGAGATTGTGCAGAAGGAGAAGGAGATTGCGGAATGGGAAAAGTTAAGCCGACTCAAAGAAGAAGAGATCCGAAAATTGGAAAAGGAGATTAGGTCTTTGAAGCAAGTGAGTAGGGAGAGATTACAAAAATCTTCGGAGATCCTTTTGCGTTTGGGGAAGATTAGGGAGGAGCGGAAGGTTTTGGAAAGGGAGTGGCAACTTATTGATGAGGAGAAACTGAAGGCGAAATTGAAAGGGGAAGCGTTAGCGAAGGAGATGGCGGAGATAGAAGAAGAGATGAAGAAGGCAAATGAAAATTACGAAGCGTTAAAAAGGATGGTAGCGGAATTAGAGAAGGAATTAAAAGAGAAAGAGGAGGAGAAAGGGGGCATTGAACAGGAGCGATTGGAAAAAGAGATGGCACAAAAGCGCACCGCGATTGAGAATTTGCGAAAGGAGAGGGAGGAGAAGAGTTTGGCCGAGGCCCTTTTGGCAAGGGAGATTGAAGAGATGGCAAAAGAGATTAGCCAACTCGCCGCGGAGATTGGCGGGGAGGTAAAAGAGGAAGAGATGCTGATCTTAAGTGGGGAAGAGGAGCGTTTGGCAGAGATCAATCGGAAACTTCTCAATCTGGGCAAGGTGAATCCCTTAGCCAAAGAGGAATACGAAAGGGAGAAAGAAGAACTGGATAAACTTTTAAGAGAAGAGATGGATTGTCAGAAGGCGAGCGCTGACCTGAAGAGTATAATTAGAGAGATTGACCAGAAGGTGAAGGAAAATTTCTTAGAGACCTTTGAGAAGGTGCGGGAAGAATTCCGGCAGGTCTTCGCCCGATTATTCATTGAAGGGGAAGGGGATTTAATCTTAGAGAAACCCGAAGACCCGATCGCTTCGGATATCATAATCATTGCCAAACCGCAGGGGAAGAATCCGAAGAGATTGGAACAGTTATCGGATGGGGAGAAAGCCCTTCTTTCCCTCTCCTTACTTTTCGCCTTTTATAAGGTGAAACCGGCTCCCTTCTCTTTTATGGACGAAATTGATGCTCCCTTGGACGATGCCAATGTGGAGCGGTTCGTCACTTTTTTGAGGGAGATGAGTAAAAATACGCAGGTGGTGATTATCACCCATAACCGGCTCACCTTGGAAAAGGTGGATGTCCTTCTGGGTGTCACCTCTGAAGAACCGGGGGTTTCCAAGATTGTGACGATGAAATTGAAAGACCAACTGCCCCCCGAATTCATCTAA